The following coding sequences are from one Virgibacillus necropolis window:
- a CDS encoding FAD-dependent oxidoreductase — MEPKYKAKLLKKEEIANDTMAFYWEKPEEFTYKAGQYCDMTLNKPKVTDEDVKERAFSMASAPFEVGIMTATRISDSTFKQWIEDFTVGTEVKFDEPRGEFTLHENVATPAVFIIGGIGITPVRSIIAQATHEKLPHKLTLLYSNETPQDSAFMDDLNGFADKNTNFTFIPMMTNTDSNEWSGESGLIDADMLKRNVSDINKPIYYLCGPPGMVKDMRQMLIEIEVDEKNIRIEEFSGY; from the coding sequence ATGGAGCCAAAATACAAAGCAAAGTTACTGAAAAAAGAAGAAATTGCGAATGACACAATGGCCTTCTACTGGGAAAAACCAGAGGAATTTACATATAAGGCTGGGCAATATTGCGATATGACACTGAACAAACCGAAAGTTACCGATGAAGATGTTAAAGAGCGTGCTTTTTCTATGGCATCCGCTCCATTTGAAGTAGGGATTATGACTGCAACCCGTATATCCGATTCGACTTTCAAGCAGTGGATAGAAGATTTCACAGTTGGTACAGAGGTAAAATTCGATGAGCCTCGTGGCGAATTTACCTTACACGAAAATGTAGCGACGCCAGCTGTATTTATAATTGGGGGTATTGGCATCACGCCGGTACGGAGCATCATTGCTCAGGCAACACATGAAAAGCTACCTCATAAGCTCACTCTATTGTATTCGAACGAAACACCTCAAGATTCAGCGTTCATGGACGATTTAAATGGTTTTGCGGATAAGAACACCAATTTTACGTTTATACCCATGATGACTAATACCGATTCCAATGAATGGAGTGGGGAAAGTGGTTTAATTGACGCGGACATGCTCAAGCGAAATGTATCGGATATTAACAAGCCAATTTATTATCTGTGCGGTCCCCCTGGGATGGTCAAAGATATGCGTCAAATGCTCATTGAAATAGAGGTTGATGAAAAAAACATACGGATAGAAGAATTTTCGGGTTACTAA
- a CDS encoding 3D domain-containing protein, giving the protein MKKLVSLFVGLLFVGIFATSVSAAEYEVKKGDTLWDIAINHHTNVEELMDINGLESFLISPKQVLKINENKIDYYIVKKGDTLSQICKNHSVGVTVASLKAWNELPSDLIITGQRLIINGPEPAQQQATKQETQETQETQETEDTSTTAHVTETEPDEVKASKNVSKTEEEEKVEGRTFSVEATAYTAYCAGCSGITSTGVNLIENPNAKVIAVDPNVIPLGTKVHVEGYGYAIAADTGGAINGHKIDVHLATKGQAYNWGRRMVEVTIVN; this is encoded by the coding sequence ATGAAAAAGTTAGTATCTTTATTTGTAGGTTTACTATTTGTAGGTATTTTTGCAACATCCGTGTCTGCAGCTGAATATGAAGTGAAAAAGGGAGACACTCTTTGGGATATAGCAATCAATCATCATACAAACGTGGAAGAGTTGATGGATATAAATGGATTAGAATCCTTTTTAATATCTCCGAAACAGGTGTTGAAAATTAATGAAAATAAAATAGATTATTACATTGTTAAAAAGGGAGATACACTGAGCCAAATCTGCAAAAATCATAGTGTTGGCGTAACGGTCGCGAGCCTAAAAGCTTGGAATGAACTTCCTTCTGATTTGATTATCACCGGACAACGGTTGATCATAAATGGGCCGGAACCTGCCCAACAGCAAGCAACAAAACAAGAGACACAAGAGACACAAGAGACACAAGAGACAGAAGATACTAGCACAACCGCTCATGTCACTGAAACTGAGCCAGATGAAGTGAAAGCAAGCAAAAATGTAAGTAAAACGGAAGAGGAAGAGAAAGTAGAAGGAAGAACATTTTCTGTTGAAGCAACTGCTTACACAGCATATTGTGCAGGATGTTCAGGGATAACGTCAACAGGTGTAAATTTGATAGAGAACCCCAATGCGAAAGTTATTGCCGTTGACCCGAACGTAATACCTCTTGGTACAAAGGTCCATGTAGAAGGCTATGGTTATGCCATTGCGGCGGATACCGGTGGTGCTATCAATGGACACAAAATAGATGTCCATTTAGCGACTAAGGGGCAAGCGTACAACTGGGGTAGAAGAATGGTGGAAGTTACTATTGTAAATTAG
- a CDS encoding fructose bisphosphate aldolase, whose product MQEKHLDKIREGKGFIAALDQSGGSTPKALAAYGVSENEYSNEEEMFDLVHEMRTRIITAPSFNSEYILGAILFEQTMDRKIEGKYTGDYLAEEKGIAPFLKVDKGLADLSNGVQKMKPIDDLDEKLERANQRGIFGTKMRSVIKEAKQDGIKEVVDQQFEIGKKIIDAGLIPIIEPEVDIHSIDKEKSEELLKQEIKKHLDELKENELVMLKLSIPTVANQYKELIEHPQVVRVVALSGGYSRDEANSKLKENDELIASFSRALSENLNASQSDEEFNAALKEAVESIYDASVVKNG is encoded by the coding sequence ATGCAGGAAAAACATTTGGATAAAATTAGGGAAGGGAAAGGGTTTATCGCAGCCCTTGACCAAAGTGGTGGAAGTACTCCAAAGGCACTCGCAGCATATGGAGTATCTGAAAACGAATATTCTAACGAGGAAGAAATGTTTGATCTTGTGCATGAGATGAGAACTCGTATTATTACTGCTCCATCATTTAACTCGGAATATATTCTCGGTGCCATTTTATTTGAGCAAACGATGGATCGTAAAATCGAGGGTAAATATACCGGAGATTATTTAGCTGAAGAAAAAGGAATTGCACCATTTCTTAAAGTAGATAAAGGGCTTGCCGATCTTTCCAATGGTGTGCAGAAAATGAAGCCAATTGATGATCTTGATGAAAAGCTGGAAAGAGCAAACCAGCGCGGTATATTCGGTACAAAAATGCGCTCGGTGATTAAAGAAGCAAAACAAGATGGAATTAAAGAAGTGGTTGATCAACAATTTGAGATTGGTAAAAAAATTATTGATGCAGGGCTGATCCCAATCATTGAACCGGAAGTTGATATTCATAGCATCGATAAAGAAAAATCAGAGGAATTATTAAAGCAGGAAATTAAAAAACATCTAGATGAATTAAAAGAGAATGAACTTGTAATGCTGAAGCTAAGCATTCCTACGGTGGCCAATCAATATAAAGAACTCATTGAACATCCTCAGGTTGTTCGTGTAGTGGCTTTATCAGGTGGCTATTCCAGAGATGAAGCAAACTCGAAACTAAAAGAGAACGATGAGTTAATTGCAAGCTTCTCCAGGGCATTAAGTGAAAATTTAAATGCAAGTCAGTCTGATGAAGAATTTAATGCTGCCTTGAAAGAAGCGGTTGAATCTATATATGATGCTTCTGTAGTGAAGAATGGATAA
- a CDS encoding MFS transporter, whose amino-acid sequence MENQNSRFRWVVFAAVLFTYLLMSSQRTAPGLITEQIMLDFNVTATTIGLLTSIQFFVYTSLQIPMGILADRYGPNFFLISGALLTGIGTIIYSLSTDEFALFFARILTGVGDATIWVNMVLILGQWFNAKEFTRLIGVAAMMGSLGYLLATAPFSLLIDILGWRSAFFLAGLLLCLCGIFLYIILLRKTKQPVFIKNEIQREKTLVLLRRIFSKRQAWALFFCHFGIVGTYVGFISSWGVPYGMNVYGMTRSAASQLIMLGLVGALIGAPLASLISSRLKTIKKPYVVVHIILLLSWSVFLLFNGNPPFLLLTVLFFIIGLAYGANALTFSAVRQSFPIKEAGIVSGFANTGGFLSAILLPSIFGKILDHFQVVSGSISEGYYFGFITPVVFSIIGLIGVISLKEKRQMRKEKG is encoded by the coding sequence TTGGAGAATCAAAATAGCCGATTTAGGTGGGTTGTCTTCGCTGCGGTATTATTCACTTATTTATTAATGTCGAGCCAACGAACTGCACCTGGGTTGATCACGGAACAGATTATGTTGGATTTCAATGTAACAGCTACAACGATTGGTTTACTAACAAGTATCCAATTTTTTGTATACACGTCTTTGCAAATCCCAATGGGCATCTTGGCTGATCGTTATGGGCCAAACTTTTTTCTGATTAGTGGTGCACTCCTTACAGGTATTGGTACGATTATTTACAGTCTCAGTACAGATGAGTTTGCATTATTTTTTGCTAGAATTTTGACGGGTGTGGGGGATGCGACTATTTGGGTCAATATGGTATTAATCCTGGGCCAATGGTTTAATGCCAAGGAATTCACTCGTTTAATTGGCGTAGCTGCGATGATGGGGAGTCTTGGTTACCTTTTAGCAACAGCTCCTTTTTCCTTATTAATTGACATCCTCGGTTGGCGATCAGCATTTTTTTTAGCGGGACTGCTGCTATGTTTATGTGGTATTTTCCTTTACATTATCCTCTTACGAAAAACGAAGCAACCAGTATTTATAAAAAATGAAATACAACGTGAAAAAACTTTGGTTTTACTACGGAGAATATTTTCAAAACGGCAGGCATGGGCTTTGTTCTTTTGTCACTTTGGGATTGTCGGAACGTATGTTGGATTTATCAGCTCGTGGGGAGTGCCCTACGGAATGAATGTATATGGAATGACGCGCTCGGCTGCGAGTCAGCTTATTATGCTAGGGCTTGTTGGGGCACTTATTGGAGCTCCTTTAGCTAGCTTAATTTCCAGTCGGTTAAAAACAATTAAAAAACCTTATGTTGTTGTACACATTATTTTACTATTAAGTTGGTCAGTCTTTCTTTTATTTAATGGAAATCCGCCGTTTCTCTTGTTAACAGTCCTTTTCTTTATTATTGGTCTTGCGTATGGGGCGAATGCCTTAACATTTTCTGCTGTCCGTCAATCGTTTCCTATAAAAGAAGCAGGCATTGTCTCTGGGTTTGCAAATACGGGTGGTTTTCTAAGTGCCATATTACTCCCAAGTATTTTCGGAAAAATATTGGATCATTTTCAAGTTGTGTCGGGTAGTATAAGTGAAGGTTATTACTTTGGTTTTATAACTCCAGTCGTCTTTTCCATCATTGGCTTAATTGGAGTAATATCTTTGAAGGAAAAGCGACAGATGCGGAAGGAAAAGGGATAG
- a CDS encoding acyl-CoA thioesterase, with translation MKELIVPITKTIQTRLVLPPDTNHLDTIFGGKVLAYIDEIAALTAMKHASSAVVTASIDSVDFLSSAKVGDSLTLEAYVTYTGTSSMEVYVKVTAHDLINNKETLTTESFLTMVAVNKEGKPIPVPKVSPQTEEEKQLYATAPARRENRKRRASLR, from the coding sequence ATGAAAGAACTAATTGTACCTATCACAAAGACAATTCAAACACGTTTGGTATTACCACCAGATACGAATCATTTAGACACTATCTTTGGCGGAAAAGTATTAGCATATATCGATGAAATTGCTGCTTTAACAGCAATGAAGCACGCAAGTAGTGCGGTCGTTACCGCATCCATTGATTCAGTAGATTTTCTCTCTTCTGCTAAAGTAGGAGATTCCTTAACATTAGAAGCATATGTAACCTATACAGGAACAAGTTCGATGGAGGTTTATGTGAAAGTTACCGCGCATGACTTAATCAACAATAAAGAAACATTAACAACGGAATCATTTCTGACAATGGTAGCCGTAAACAAGGAAGGTAAGCCAATTCCTGTTCCAAAAGTGTCACCGCAAACGGAAGAAGAAAAGCAACTATATGCAACAGCTCCAGCTAGAAGAGAAAATAGAAAAAGACGAGCTTCTTTGCGATAA
- a CDS encoding DAK2 domain-containing protein, producing the protein MTVRTLDGIVFTQMVRFGAQHLTNNAKKIDALNVFPVPDGDTGTNMNLSMTSGASEVKKMDSSNISEVALAFSKGLLMGARGNSGVILSQIFRGFAKGMDKKTELTTKDLAKAFDMGVSTAYKAVMKPVEGTILTVVKDSAKVAVKEAKNENDVIVLMEKVLREAKASLKRTPSLLPVLKEVGVVDSGGQGLVTIYEGFLAALKGEELPEGVTSEVEMEEMVNAEHHKIAQDFMDTSEIEFGYCTEFMVKFDEEKIKENPYNEEKFRNELSELGDSLLVVSDEDVVKVHVHAEYPGEAMTLGQRFGSLINMKIENMREQHTAIVGDKKEIPKEKVPYAIVTVAMGKGLKDLLESLGATIVIEGGQTMNPSTQDITDAISKANAENVLILPNNKNIVMAAEQAAKLAEVNVAVVLSKTIPQGISAILAFHPDNGINENKEAMSKACGQVKTGQVTYAVRDTQLDGITIENGNFMGISDGKIKATHQDKLETVKQLLESMITENDEILTILQGEDVSDEEVEKLVNYVEDTYEDVEVEVHNGNQPIYSYIFSVE; encoded by the coding sequence GTGACAGTACGAACGTTAGACGGCATAGTCTTTACACAAATGGTCCGCTTTGGAGCGCAACATTTAACAAACAATGCCAAGAAAATTGACGCTCTTAATGTATTTCCAGTTCCAGACGGAGATACAGGTACAAACATGAACCTATCGATGACTTCAGGAGCGAGTGAAGTTAAAAAAATGGATAGTTCCAATATATCGGAAGTGGCTCTAGCTTTTTCAAAGGGCCTATTAATGGGAGCTAGAGGTAACTCGGGTGTAATTTTATCCCAAATATTCCGAGGCTTTGCAAAAGGAATGGACAAAAAAACTGAATTAACTACAAAGGATCTGGCTAAAGCCTTTGACATGGGAGTTTCTACTGCGTATAAGGCAGTGATGAAACCGGTTGAAGGTACAATTTTGACGGTGGTAAAAGATTCTGCAAAAGTAGCGGTTAAAGAAGCAAAGAATGAAAATGATGTAATCGTTTTAATGGAAAAAGTATTACGTGAAGCAAAAGCCTCACTCAAACGTACCCCTAGTCTTCTACCTGTTTTAAAAGAGGTAGGTGTAGTGGATTCAGGTGGGCAAGGGCTTGTTACCATTTACGAAGGATTCTTAGCTGCACTGAAAGGTGAAGAATTGCCTGAAGGCGTTACATCCGAAGTGGAAATGGAAGAAATGGTGAACGCTGAACACCATAAAATTGCCCAGGATTTTATGGATACAAGTGAAATTGAATTTGGCTATTGTACAGAATTTATGGTTAAATTTGATGAAGAAAAAATAAAAGAAAACCCGTACAATGAAGAAAAATTTCGTAATGAACTGAGTGAACTTGGCGATTCATTATTAGTCGTTTCAGATGAAGATGTGGTAAAAGTACATGTTCATGCTGAATATCCTGGTGAAGCTATGACATTAGGTCAGCGCTTCGGTAGCCTTATTAATATGAAAATAGAAAATATGCGTGAACAACATACTGCTATTGTAGGTGACAAAAAAGAGATACCAAAAGAAAAAGTTCCATATGCTATTGTGACAGTTGCCATGGGCAAAGGACTGAAGGATTTACTTGAGAGTTTAGGTGCTACCATTGTTATTGAAGGTGGTCAAACAATGAACCCAAGTACACAGGATATTACGGACGCTATTAGTAAAGCAAACGCAGAAAACGTTCTTATTTTACCTAATAATAAAAATATCGTGATGGCCGCTGAACAGGCAGCAAAGCTAGCAGAAGTTAATGTGGCTGTGGTCCTTTCTAAAACAATCCCACAAGGCATAAGCGCTATTCTGGCTTTTCATCCGGACAATGGGATAAATGAAAACAAAGAGGCAATGAGTAAAGCATGTGGACAAGTTAAGACTGGACAAGTTACTTACGCGGTTCGTGACACTCAACTAGATGGAATAACAATTGAAAATGGCAATTTTATGGGAATTTCAGATGGTAAAATCAAAGCAACTCATCAAGATAAATTAGAGACAGTGAAGCAATTGTTAGAAAGTATGATTACAGAAAATGATGAAATCCTTACAATCTTGCAAGGGGAAGATGTAAGTGATGAAGAAGTGGAAAAGCTTGTCAACTATGTAGAAGATACATATGAAGATGTGGAGGTTGAGGTCCATAACGGGAATCAACCAATATATTCGTATATTTTTTCTGTGGAATAA
- a CDS encoding Asp23/Gls24 family envelope stress response protein, whose protein sequence is MSIELNTTDGQVTITTDVIATIAGGAAVECYGIVGMASKNQIKDGISEILRKENFARGVLVRQEEDHLHIDMYIIVSYGTKISEVAHNVQSQVKYTLNKSLGLSIDSVNIYIQGVRVEKD, encoded by the coding sequence ATGTCCATTGAACTTAATACAACTGATGGCCAAGTAACAATTACAACTGATGTTATTGCAACAATTGCCGGTGGTGCAGCTGTTGAATGTTACGGAATTGTAGGAATGGCCTCTAAAAATCAAATTAAAGATGGAATTTCTGAAATTTTACGTAAAGAAAACTTTGCACGTGGCGTGTTAGTTCGTCAAGAAGAGGATCATCTTCATATTGATATGTATATTATTGTGAGCTATGGTACAAAAATATCCGAAGTAGCGCACAACGTTCAATCACAGGTTAAATATACATTGAATAAATCATTAGGACTGTCCATAGACTCAGTCAATATTTATATTCAAGGTGTACGTGTAGAAAAAGATTGA
- the rpmB gene encoding 50S ribosomal protein L28 yields MARKCVITGRKTRSGNKRSHAMNYSKRTWKANVQKVRIMVDGKPKKVYVSARALKSGKVERV; encoded by the coding sequence ATGGCTAGAAAATGTGTTATAACTGGACGTAAGACTCGCAGTGGAAACAAACGTTCCCACGCTATGAACTATAGCAAGCGAACTTGGAAAGCTAATGTACAAAAAGTACGTATTATGGTAGACGGCAAACCTAAAAAAGTTTATGTTTCTGCTCGCGCACTTAAGTCAGGTAAAGTAGAGCGCGTATAA
- the spoVM gene encoding stage V sporulation protein SpoVM: MDRTRRFQFKLCLSMEEGELMKFYTIKLPRFIGGCVRVVIGMFKKDK, encoded by the coding sequence ATGGATAGGACTAGACGATTCCAATTTAAGCTGTGTTTGTCAATGGAGGAGGGGGAACTCATGAAATTTTATACTATTAAGCTCCCAAGATTTATCGGTGGATGTGTCAGAGTAGTGATAGGCATGTTTAAGAAAGATAAATAA
- a CDS encoding thiamine diphosphokinase, whose amino-acid sequence MKTIGIVANGPDELIPDLDYYRDIIDIWIGADRGSLIILNNGLQLDYALGDFDSISQQEEITIERGSKSFTKFPAEKNETDIEIAIEKALELNGGRIYFFGVTGGRLDHELINIQLLYTLLERKCSGIIIDKSNCIEIVAPGSYEISSEEKFPNISFVPFSGNVKGLTLQGFYYPLENYHLFLGSTRCISNKLLLNNGTFSFNEGILLLIKSRDG is encoded by the coding sequence ATGAAAACAATAGGCATTGTAGCGAATGGGCCAGATGAATTAATACCTGATTTAGATTACTATCGAGATATAATCGATATATGGATTGGTGCGGATCGTGGCTCACTAATAATACTAAATAATGGCCTTCAACTTGATTATGCGCTTGGAGACTTTGATTCTATTAGTCAGCAAGAAGAAATAACAATAGAAAGAGGTTCAAAGTCTTTTACCAAATTTCCAGCAGAAAAAAATGAAACAGATATTGAAATAGCCATAGAAAAGGCATTAGAACTAAACGGTGGTAGGATTTACTTTTTTGGAGTAACTGGTGGTAGATTGGATCATGAGCTTATTAATATTCAACTGTTATACACATTACTGGAGCGAAAATGTTCCGGGATAATAATAGATAAATCGAATTGTATAGAAATAGTTGCTCCAGGTTCTTATGAAATTAGTTCCGAGGAAAAGTTTCCGAATATATCTTTTGTTCCATTTTCAGGTAATGTTAAAGGCCTAACACTACAAGGATTTTATTATCCACTCGAGAATTATCATTTGTTTTTAGGGTCAACTCGCTGCATTTCAAATAAGCTTCTTTTAAATAATGGTACTTTTTCTTTCAATGAAGGCATATTATTACTTATAAAGAGTCGTGATGGATAG
- the rpe gene encoding ribulose-phosphate 3-epimerase, translating into MTKIAPSILSADFSILGQEIQDVEKGGADYIHVDVMDGHFVPNITIGPLIVQAIKPITNLPLDVHLMIENPDAYIKEFAEAGASIITVHQEACPHLHRTIQLIKSYNVKAGVVINPGTPAHMIKEVLPDVDLVLLMTVNPGFGGQSFISSVVPKIKQIDEWRAELGLSFEIEIDGGVNIETAKTCVEAGADVLVAGSAVYNKSDRKQAIEAIIQATESPE; encoded by the coding sequence ATGACTAAAATAGCCCCTTCTATACTTTCAGCCGATTTTTCGATACTTGGTCAAGAGATTCAAGATGTTGAAAAAGGTGGAGCTGATTATATTCATGTTGATGTTATGGACGGACATTTTGTTCCAAACATTACAATCGGTCCGTTAATTGTTCAGGCAATAAAACCAATTACGAATTTACCATTAGATGTACATTTGATGATTGAAAACCCGGACGCTTATATAAAGGAATTCGCAGAGGCAGGTGCATCGATCATTACGGTACACCAAGAGGCTTGCCCGCATCTGCATCGAACAATCCAGCTAATTAAAAGTTATAATGTGAAAGCAGGGGTTGTTATTAACCCTGGTACACCAGCACATATGATCAAAGAGGTACTACCTGATGTTGATTTGGTATTGTTAATGACTGTAAACCCAGGTTTTGGGGGGCAATCTTTTATTTCTAGTGTTGTTCCTAAAATTAAACAAATTGATGAGTGGCGCGCGGAACTTGGTTTGTCTTTTGAAATTGAAATTGATGGTGGAGTAAATATAGAAACTGCTAAGACATGTGTCGAAGCAGGTGCAGATGTTCTAGTTGCGGGAAGTGCTGTTTATAATAAATCCGATCGAAAGCAAGCAATAGAAGCTATTATTCAAGCAACTGAATCACCGGAGTAA
- the rsgA gene encoding ribosome small subunit-dependent GTPase A: MAEGRIIKAISGFYYVQSVDGIYQCRGRGLFRNKKITPLVGDFVDFDKRDGMEGYLINIKPRKNELIRPPIANVDRAFIISSAVEPSFSSLLLDRFLVLIESKYIEPVIIISKIDVLPEKEKVNVDNYAKAYQSIGYKVEQVSSKEPFEIKGIESYFNDGVSVIAGQSGVGKSSLLNALKPELQIKTDDISKSLGRGKHTTRHVELVQLFGGLVADTPGFSALEFNEIELENLGDCFPEIRERSGACKFRGCMHDKEPKCAVKEAVEQGEISQFRYDHYLTFHEEIKSRKPRY; the protein is encoded by the coding sequence ATGGCAGAAGGCAGAATTATAAAGGCGATAAGTGGATTCTACTATGTACAATCTGTTGATGGTATCTACCAATGCAGGGGAAGAGGCTTGTTTCGAAATAAAAAAATAACCCCTCTTGTTGGTGATTTTGTTGATTTTGATAAAAGGGACGGTATGGAAGGGTATCTGATTAACATAAAACCAAGAAAGAATGAATTAATACGTCCGCCTATTGCTAATGTTGACCGTGCTTTCATTATAAGTTCTGCAGTAGAGCCATCGTTTAGTTCATTATTATTAGATCGATTTCTTGTCTTAATTGAATCCAAGTATATTGAACCTGTTATTATTATTTCTAAAATAGATGTTCTACCAGAGAAAGAGAAAGTAAATGTAGATAACTATGCAAAAGCATATCAAAGCATTGGATACAAGGTTGAACAAGTATCCTCTAAAGAACCTTTTGAAATAAAAGGGATTGAATCTTATTTTAATGATGGTGTTTCTGTCATTGCAGGACAGTCAGGCGTTGGAAAATCATCGTTATTAAATGCACTTAAGCCAGAACTCCAAATTAAAACAGATGATATTTCAAAGAGTCTTGGACGTGGAAAGCATACAACACGCCATGTTGAGCTAGTTCAATTATTTGGTGGTTTAGTTGCGGACACTCCTGGATTTAGTGCATTAGAATTTAATGAAATTGAATTGGAAAATTTAGGTGATTGTTTTCCAGAGATACGTGAAAGAAGTGGAGCATGTAAATTTCGAGGGTGTATGCACGACAAAGAACCAAAATGTGCGGTCAAGGAAGCAGTTGAGCAAGGAGAGATTTCGCAATTTCGATATGATCACTATCTAACTTTTCACGAAGAAATTAAATCCAGAAAGCCGAGGTATTAG